A genomic stretch from Microcebus murinus isolate Inina chromosome 11, M.murinus_Inina_mat1.0, whole genome shotgun sequence includes:
- the FAM151B gene encoding protein FAM151B → MTAPSGGPGSWSENILEYFLRNNQITTEDGAEIIWYHAANHKAQMNEALKSTAHMIEADVLLPDDGSEDCQPIMAHPPETNSDNTLQEWLGEVTKSNKGIKLDFKSLAAVEPSMMLLENVKRHLKCPVWINADILPGPNGNSKVIDAKPFIDTVTSFFPDVTLSLGWTTGWHPEKVNEGYSWTMVKEMEYICNELNQPVTFPVRAALVRQSCSQLLWLLKKSNRYSLTIWTGKNDNYSIEDLLYIRDHFDKNQVFYDILEPQNLQFKQAIGIKVNL, encoded by the exons ATGACAGCGCCCTCTGGGGGCCCGG GATCTTGGAGTGAAAATATACTAGagtattttctgagaaataaCCAGATTACAACAGAAGATGGTGCTGAGATCATCTGGTATCATGCAGCTAACCACAAGGCACAAATGAATGAAGCACTGAAAA GTACTGCTCACATGATAGAAGCTGATGTCCTTCTGCCAGATGATGGATCAGAGGACTGCCAACCAATTATGGCCCATCCTCCTGAAACAAACAGTGATAATACCCTACAGGAGTGGCTGGGTGAAGTTACGAAAAGCAATAAAGGCATCAAGCTGGATTTCAAGAG TCTGGCAGCTGTAGAACCATCCATGATGCTCTTGGAAAATGTGAAGAGGCATCTGAAGTGTCCCGTATGGATTAATGCTGATATTCTTCCTGGTCCAAATGGAAATAGCAAAGTAATAGATGCAAAACCATTTATAGATACTGTGACATCCTTCTTTCCAGATGTGACATTATCTCTGGGTTGGACAACAGGATGGCATCCTGAGAAAGTCAATGAAG gATACAGTTGGACAATGGTGAAAGAGATGGAATATATATGTAATGAACTAAATCAGCCTGTAACATTCCCTGTGAGAGCAGCATTAGTCAGGCAGTCTTGTTCTCAGTTACTTTGGCTGTTGAAGAAATCAAACAG gTACAGCCTGACTATTTGGACTGGAAAAAATGATAACTATTCCATTGAAGATTTACTTTATATTAGAGACCATTTTGACAAAAACCAAGTTTTCTATGACATCTTGGAACCACAAAACCTTCAATTTAAACAAGCCATTGGAATCAAAGTTAATCTCTAA